A region from the Paenibacillus humicola genome encodes:
- the pth gene encoding aminoacyl-tRNA hydrolase, giving the protein MKWIVGLGNPGTTYQNTRHNVGFMAVDAFAKRHSISVTQNKCKALLGEGHVGGTKVALLKPMTYMNLSGETVRGYLDYFKADLADLIVVYDDLDTEIGKIRLRYQGGPGGHNGIKSIIQHTGTQQFNRIRMGISRPAPGVNIADYVLSNFPKAEADRVSAMVDETCDALEFALTHPFDQTMAKYNR; this is encoded by the coding sequence ATGAAATGGATTGTCGGACTCGGCAACCCCGGCACCACGTATCAAAACACCCGGCACAATGTCGGCTTCATGGCCGTAGATGCTTTTGCGAAGCGTCACAGCATCAGCGTCACCCAAAACAAGTGCAAGGCGCTGCTTGGCGAAGGCCATGTCGGCGGCACGAAGGTCGCGCTGCTGAAGCCGATGACGTATATGAATCTATCGGGCGAAACGGTTCGCGGCTACCTGGATTATTTTAAAGCCGATCTGGCCGACCTGATTGTCGTGTACGACGATCTGGATACGGAAATCGGCAAAATCCGGCTGCGCTACCAAGGCGGTCCCGGCGGGCACAATGGCATCAAGTCGATCATTCAGCATACCGGCACGCAGCAGTTCAACCGGATCCGGATGGGGATCTCGAGACCCGCGCCCGGCGTCAACATCGCCGATTACGTGCTGTCGAATTTTCCGAAGGCCGAAGCGGACCGCGTAAGCGCAATGGTGGACGAGACGTGCGACGCGCTCGAGTTCGCGCTGACTCATCCTTTCGACCAGACGATGGCCAAATATAACCGTTAG
- a CDS encoding anti-sigma-F factor Fin family protein — protein MAVNYICRHCRTAIGSIADAGVSEMQLGFHFLTPEERSDIIAYNPNGDVTVKVICDYCREALEANPELSLVTNPLQ, from the coding sequence ATGGCTGTGAATTATATTTGCCGGCACTGCCGCACGGCGATTGGATCGATTGCGGACGCCGGCGTATCGGAAATGCAGCTCGGGTTCCATTTCTTGACCCCCGAAGAACGCAGCGATATAATAGCGTATAATCCAAATGGCGACGTCACCGTGAAAGTGATTTGCGACTACTGCCGCGAAGCGCTGGAAGCGAATCCGGAGCTGTCGCTTGTCACCAATCCGCTGCAATGA